Genomic segment of Synechococcus sp. A18-25c:
TTGGGATTTTGGCGATGAGCCGCACCACAGCGTCGTAGATGTACTGGGGGTCGTCGATGGCACGACGGGAATAGAAGAGCCCCAGGGATGCTGCACTGGATTGCAACGCATCCATCGGATGCCCATACGACGGAAAGCACTTCATCATGTCGCGCACACGGAAGCTCACCCGTCGGTGCATCTGCACTTCATGCTCGAAATCGCGCAGTTGCTGTGGTGTCGGCAGCTGCCCCCAAATCAGGAGATAGGTGGTTTCCAGAAAACTGCAGTGGGCTGCCAAGTCATCGACGGGATAACCGCGATAAGACAAACACCCTTTCTGGCCATCGATGTCACAGATTGAGGACTGGGTCGCAGGAACCCCCTCCAGTCCAGGACGAAACACAAGACCCGTGCGCTCATGGCGGATTTCGGCACTAGCGTTTTGATTCACCAACCCCCGCTTCTGCTGAAAAGCAACTTAGACGGAGCGGGGAAACAGAAACCGTGGCCTGAGCAACACCTGCAGATCCGCCATCCCACGCGGATCGTTGAGATCAGCGCGCCAACACAGATGACAGAACCCCGCTTTGCGCAAGCGCACCCCCCCTGGCCGAGCGCCGATCAGCGCTGACGCGAGGTCACCCAGGTCGGGCTCATGACCGACCAGCAGACAGCTGCCTTTCAACCCCCGCAGAACCGGCCACGGATCACCACCTGGCGCCAAGGGCTCGGCGATCTGAAACGAAGGCGCTAACCCAGCCCGGACAGCCTCCTGGGCCGTTTCCAGAGCTCGCCGGTAGGGACTGCTGAGCAGCACATCTGCCTCAATCCCCAGCTGTCGCAACTGACGCACCACGGTGCGT
This window contains:
- a CDS encoding histidine phosphatase family protein: MPDSNSVDLLLLRHGIAERRVNGLDHPDRALTDRGRLRTRTVVRQLRQLGIEADVLLSSPYRRALETAQEAVRAGLAPSFQIAEPLAPGGDPWPVLRGLKGSCLLVGHEPDLGDLASALIGARPGGVRLRKAGFCHLCWRADLNDPRGMADLQVLLRPRFLFPRSV